The following proteins are encoded in a genomic region of Micromonospora olivasterospora:
- a CDS encoding helix-turn-helix domain-containing protein, translating to MRVLEGFTGVRVSRAKLPLLWDDIGTLEMLAGRVRTVLGPLLEQTVRAVRQAGEGEAFDRFVAQTAPFVGKMAETADLMLAVVEAEKKFFLETETGKRTTVAMFSFMQAEFAAAAAMWFWNPVGAAAHLAQARTIIQVVLRSALVRSAASSTAMQMLTMPGSALLAQVSMMTDGLQSGVNWSAVGKQAAYAGAVAFLSTVGGPALGKVAGAVAAAVSKLGLSDTTKMLLTDLLTRPVLETGTEGIFGIGASLMVDGYYDTGNLGADLLSGALSGAGGSAASGLGLVVSRAMNGPRVRVPHIAFTPDGRPVLPVASTPVGVDPSTGYQSGVDDPKAVAAGTQAPPPTPPPLPASNMLTPKLDLPVPHLDPSVPSWSVPSLSVPAAPAPQWVAAAGGPVVERWRQFQQDLVDRYGGLLAGVARAGKSMAALAIPVERVFAGWVDARQGDRVVAAFLSAVGLPAAALTEGYLTGVRQRAVARMAEALASAGEQFPAEVRAQQVVAGLPAEFDRQALRSIAHLAVQHHIDQYLAAGLPTVAGTPTGPGTPTGTGVSSAAGTPGGAGTSSGAGVPASAGAGVPSAAAVEVVERETRNWVDRSLDAILGTSALPAVLPAVLPAVLPAVVAGPDAAQVSAVANVVRQVVTDLPARFSAATIADITAPHAIPFPADAPASWRTGAPAVSVTVEQHTAAAASLAEKQFTALAHRYGVDPAGHDTLAELFRGDWVDGYHQVLTQAGGSTPGMPDTASARGTEPGGAAFRVDATPIYDSDTTPVSDVSVASDAVFSPDLGSRDTDSTGFRDTGSIGDVSVLDEPVGVDSAGFGEPAVAATGSAGQRIHELASGGYGRASDAQLRRLAADIGIQTASPDGVLPRLFEVSRDIVMADTFSGVYFADPAAADPDAAADRTAAQALPWVRGWFTIAGHRNLAERLADDPVRQALFLRMLTASPAWQHAVAQARQRGGDAPDIMLVWCDAAWQAPGQATSFGEWLRTRLRARRLMSSTHEVDQIPGELRPHVDEPVRSVLFSDASVELFGPDLVEAVRTADIIDNGQEPGVRWPDQQDFAAAGGRHRWAGNTSHGQSPDPAQDGDPSGPGPASAAQWMGGPSRDPKAELPVPGPALGPDRPQGEDLSWLDDWDALPMSGLAPAPPAGTGLPGLPWLPWLPWPLDAPDAPSASAWTAGPAASAWTVGWTEPGWPVSGIDVTAHGAGMSTDPGQPRDQAGDGGDLGDWATWQGPDMDWQPSLAPSPAVTRTDAGTVHAGDTPHHPADEPPTTAPLHPDQPQPTAGSQWVRNRNDAQTLFDQHADHIATTTQQREQLPQLWNALINHMDDDGTITVTESALAAATSTPQTTVHKRIVVLRDSGLLQLVQEAHSRVAARYAVSDPGQPRQAPMPDLPAGSQWVRNRNDAQTLFDQHADHIATTTQQREQLPQLWNALINHMGADGIITVTESALAAATSTPKQTVHDRIRVLRDSGLLQLVQEGRRGMAARYGVSDPGRPRQAPLPGLPAGSQWVRNRNDARTLFNQHADHIATTTQQREQLPKLWNALINHMDDDGTITASESALAAATSTPRPTVHKRIVALRDRGLLQLVQEAHRGVAARYAVTDPGQPRQAPVPGPAPEPDRPQGSEDLSRLNHGDTSPMPGPVPAPPAGTGLPGLSGPPGPLDAPDALTASAWPAGPPASAWPMEEGPAGPAGPVSGIDVTTHGAAISTDPGQPRDQAGDGSGNLGDWATWQEDPALDLFDPLHPAAWVGPPTAVGTGLYPGPQPMDPSWAQAPPGPTPWSPPSGDQPSQFPGTQSFPPGPGMQEPAPQSPMPGPAPAPPADTGLPGLPWLPGPLDDPDAPTASAWTAGPPASARTAGWAEPGWPVPGMGVTDGHGAAISTDFDQPGIDDQASDGGNLGDWAGDGGNLGDWATYQGPDMDWQPSLASWPAVARTDAGAVHAGGTPHHPADQPPTTPASPHPDQPQPQPAADSRRVRDPGEARALFDQHAGHIATTTPQRDRLRQLWNALIDRMDDNGIITASVSDLAEATSTPRPTVHRRIGVLRDSGLLQLVQEAHGRGAARYGVSDPGPPRQAPLPAPPEGSQWVRDPGEARALFDQHAGHIATTTRQREPLRQLWNALIDRMDDNRIITASLSDLAEATSTPQQTVHHRIGVLRDSGLLQRVQEAHSRVAARYGVSAPVQPRQAPPPGPALGPDRPQGEDLSWLDHGATVPMPGPAPAPPAGTGMPGLPGPLDDPDAPTASSWPAGWAEPGWPVPGMGVTDGHGAAISTDFDQPGIDNQASDGGNLGDWATYEVDPAGSLDVDPADLLYPFAAVGTEPDPEPQPMDPPRPQAPPGPTSWSQLSGDQPSQSPGTQ from the coding sequence TTGCGGGTTTTGGAAGGGTTCACCGGGGTGCGGGTGTCCCGGGCGAAGTTGCCGTTGTTGTGGGATGACATCGGCACGCTGGAGATGCTGGCGGGTCGGGTGCGTACGGTGCTGGGTCCGTTGCTGGAGCAGACGGTCAGGGCGGTCCGGCAGGCGGGGGAGGGTGAGGCCTTCGACCGGTTCGTGGCGCAGACCGCTCCGTTCGTGGGGAAGATGGCCGAGACGGCCGATCTGATGCTCGCCGTGGTGGAGGCGGAGAAGAAGTTCTTCCTGGAGACGGAGACCGGCAAGCGTACGACGGTGGCGATGTTCTCCTTCATGCAGGCCGAGTTCGCCGCCGCCGCCGCGATGTGGTTCTGGAATCCCGTGGGGGCGGCGGCGCACCTCGCCCAGGCGCGGACGATCATTCAGGTGGTCCTGCGTTCGGCGTTGGTGCGGTCGGCGGCGAGTAGCACGGCGATGCAGATGCTGACGATGCCGGGTTCTGCGTTGTTGGCGCAGGTGTCGATGATGACCGACGGTCTGCAGTCGGGGGTGAACTGGTCGGCGGTCGGTAAGCAGGCGGCGTACGCGGGGGCGGTGGCGTTCCTGAGCACGGTGGGCGGGCCGGCGTTGGGCAAGGTCGCTGGCGCTGTCGCCGCCGCGGTCAGCAAGCTCGGCCTGTCGGACACGACCAAGATGCTGTTGACCGATCTGCTGACGCGGCCGGTGTTGGAGACCGGCACGGAGGGAATCTTCGGTATCGGTGCCAGCCTGATGGTCGACGGGTACTACGACACCGGCAATCTCGGTGCCGATCTTCTGTCCGGGGCGCTGTCGGGGGCGGGCGGGTCGGCCGCGAGCGGGCTCGGGCTCGTCGTGAGTCGCGCCATGAATGGGCCCCGGGTGCGGGTGCCGCATATCGCGTTCACGCCCGACGGTAGGCCGGTCCTGCCGGTGGCGTCGACACCGGTTGGTGTGGACCCGTCCACGGGCTACCAGAGCGGGGTCGACGATCCGAAGGCTGTGGCTGCCGGCACGCAGGCCCCGCCGCCCACCCCGCCGCCGCTGCCGGCATCGAACATGCTCACGCCGAAGCTGGACCTGCCCGTGCCGCACCTGGACCCGTCGGTGCCGTCGTGGTCGGTGCCGAGCCTGTCGGTGCCGGCTGCGCCGGCGCCGCAGTGGGTCGCGGCAGCGGGTGGGCCGGTGGTCGAGCGGTGGCGACAGTTCCAGCAGGATCTGGTGGACCGTTACGGTGGGTTGCTGGCCGGGGTGGCTCGGGCGGGCAAGAGCATGGCCGCGCTCGCCATACCGGTCGAGAGGGTTTTCGCCGGGTGGGTCGACGCCCGACAGGGTGATCGGGTTGTTGCGGCTTTCCTGTCCGCGGTCGGTCTGCCCGCTGCCGCGCTGACCGAGGGGTATCTGACGGGTGTCCGGCAGCGGGCGGTGGCCCGGATGGCCGAGGCGTTGGCGTCCGCGGGTGAGCAGTTCCCGGCCGAGGTGCGGGCGCAGCAGGTGGTCGCCGGGCTGCCGGCGGAGTTCGACCGGCAGGCGCTGCGCTCGATCGCGCACCTGGCCGTCCAACACCACATCGACCAGTACCTCGCCGCCGGCCTACCCACAGTCGCGGGCACGCCGACAGGCCCCGGCACGCCGACAGGCACCGGCGTGTCGTCGGCCGCTGGCACACCGGGAGGCGCTGGCACGTCGTCGGGCGCGGGCGTGCCGGCAAGTGCCGGGGCGGGGGTGCCGTCCGCCGCCGCGGTCGAGGTGGTCGAGAGGGAAACGCGGAACTGGGTGGACCGAAGCCTCGATGCGATCCTCGGCACCTCCGCGCTGCCCGCAGTGCTGCCCGCCGTGCTGCCCGCTGTGCTGCCCGCTGTGGTGGCCGGTCCCGACGCCGCGCAGGTCAGTGCCGTGGCGAACGTGGTCCGGCAGGTGGTCACCGACCTGCCCGCCCGTTTCTCGGCCGCGACCATTGCCGATATCACCGCACCGCACGCCATCCCGTTCCCGGCGGACGCCCCGGCAAGCTGGCGTACCGGCGCGCCGGCAGTGTCGGTGACTGTCGAGCAGCACACCGCAGCCGCGGCCAGCCTGGCAGAAAAGCAGTTCACCGCCCTGGCCCACCGCTACGGTGTCGACCCGGCCGGTCACGACACCCTCGCCGAACTGTTCCGAGGAGACTGGGTGGATGGATACCATCAGGTGCTCACGCAGGCCGGCGGCAGCACGCCCGGCATGCCGGACACGGCCAGCGCCCGCGGTACGGAGCCGGGCGGCGCTGCCTTCCGCGTTGACGCCACGCCGATCTACGACAGCGACACGACCCCGGTCAGTGACGTGTCCGTGGCAAGCGATGCGGTGTTCAGCCCCGATCTCGGCTCCAGGGACACGGATTCGACCGGTTTCAGGGACACGGGTTCGATCGGTGACGTGTCGGTGCTGGACGAACCGGTCGGTGTCGACTCTGCCGGTTTCGGCGAGCCGGCCGTCGCGGCTACCGGGTCGGCCGGGCAACGAATCCACGAGCTCGCCAGCGGCGGCTACGGCCGTGCCAGCGACGCTCAGTTGCGCCGCCTCGCCGCGGACATCGGTATCCAGACGGCGTCGCCGGACGGGGTCCTGCCCCGACTGTTCGAGGTGTCCAGGGACATCGTCATGGCGGACACGTTCAGCGGGGTGTACTTCGCAGACCCGGCGGCGGCGGATCCGGACGCGGCGGCGGATCGCACGGCGGCGCAGGCGCTGCCGTGGGTGCGGGGATGGTTCACCATCGCCGGGCACCGGAACCTGGCCGAGCGGCTGGCCGACGATCCCGTGCGTCAGGCCTTGTTCCTCCGGATGCTCACCGCCTCGCCCGCCTGGCAACACGCCGTCGCGCAGGCGCGACAGCGCGGCGGCGACGCACCCGACATCATGCTGGTCTGGTGCGACGCGGCATGGCAGGCACCGGGACAGGCCACCTCCTTCGGTGAATGGCTGCGCACCCGGCTGCGCGCCCGGCGGCTGATGTCGTCCACGCACGAGGTGGACCAGATACCCGGCGAGCTGCGGCCACACGTGGACGAGCCGGTGCGGTCGGTGTTGTTCTCGGACGCCTCGGTGGAGTTGTTCGGACCGGATCTCGTGGAGGCGGTACGGACCGCGGACATCATCGACAACGGTCAGGAACCCGGCGTCCGCTGGCCGGACCAGCAAGACTTCGCCGCCGCTGGCGGCCGGCACCGGTGGGCCGGCAACACCTCACACGGGCAGTCACCCGATCCAGCGCAAGACGGCGACCCGTCCGGTCCTGGCCCGGCGTCCGCCGCCCAGTGGATGGGGGGCCCGTCGCGGGATCCAAAGGCGGAATTGCCGGTGCCGGGCCCCGCCCTCGGACCGGACCGCCCGCAGGGTGAGGACCTGTCCTGGCTGGACGACTGGGATGCGCTGCCGATGTCCGGGCTGGCACCTGCCCCGCCGGCAGGCACGGGGCTGCCCGGGCTGCCCTGGCTGCCCTGGCTGCCCTGGCCGCTGGACGCCCCGGACGCCCCCAGCGCGTCGGCCTGGACGGCGGGGCCGGCCGCGTCGGCCTGGACGGTGGGGTGGACGGAACCGGGGTGGCCGGTTTCCGGCATTGATGTGACCGCCCACGGTGCTGGGATGTCCACCGACCCCGGCCAGCCGCGCGATCAGGCCGGCGACGGCGGGGATCTCGGCGACTGGGCCACCTGGCAGGGGCCGGACATGGACTGGCAACCATCCCTCGCGCCCTCCCCGGCGGTGACCCGCACCGACGCCGGCACTGTCCACGCCGGCGACACCCCCCATCACCCGGCCGACGAGCCACCCACCACCGCCCCACTGCACCCCGACCAACCCCAACCCACTGCGGGCAGTCAGTGGGTGCGCAACCGGAATGATGCCCAGACGCTGTTCGACCAGCACGCCGACCACATCGCCACCACAACACAGCAGCGGGAACAGCTGCCGCAGTTGTGGAACGCCCTGATCAACCATATGGACGACGACGGGACCATCACCGTCACCGAGTCAGCCCTCGCCGCAGCGACATCCACACCGCAGACGACGGTGCATAAACGGATCGTGGTATTGCGCGACAGTGGTCTGCTGCAGCTGGTCCAGGAAGCACACAGTCGCGTGGCGGCGCGGTACGCGGTGAGCGATCCGGGTCAGCCCCGGCAAGCACCGATGCCGGACCTTCCCGCGGGCAGCCAGTGGGTACGCAACCGGAATGATGCCCAGACGCTGTTCGACCAGCACGCCGACCACATCGCCACCACAACACAGCAGCGGGAACAGCTGCCGCAGTTGTGGAACGCCCTGATCAACCATATGGGCGCCGACGGGATCATCACCGTCACCGAGTCAGCCCTCGCCGCAGCGACATCCACACCGAAGCAGACGGTGCATGACCGGATCAGGGTATTGCGCGACAGTGGTCTGCTGCAGCTGGTCCAGGAAGGACGCCGTGGTATGGCGGCGCGGTACGGGGTGAGCGATCCGGGTCGGCCCCGGCAAGCACCGTTGCCGGGCCTTCCCGCGGGCAGCCAGTGGGTACGCAACCGGAATGATGCCCGGACGCTGTTCAACCAGCACGCCGACCACATCGCCACCACAACACAGCAGCGGGAACAGCTGCCGAAGTTGTGGAACGCCCTGATCAACCATATGGACGACGACGGGACCATCACCGCCAGCGAGTCAGCCCTCGCCGCAGCGACATCCACACCGCGGCCGACGGTGCATAAACGGATCGTGGCATTACGCGACCGTGGTCTGCTGCAGCTGGTCCAGGAAGCACACCGTGGCGTGGCGGCGCGGTACGCGGTGACCGATCCAGGTCAGCCCCGGCAAGCACCGGTGCCGGGCCCCGCCCCCGAACCGGACCGCCCACAGGGTAGTGAGGATCTGTCCCGGCTGAACCACGGGGATACGTCACCGATGCCCGGGCCGGTACCTGCCCCGCCAGCGGGCACGGGCCTGCCCGGGCTCTCAGGGCCGCCCGGGCCGCTGGACGCCCCGGACGCCCTCACGGCGTCGGCCTGGCCGGCGGGGCCGCCCGCGTCGGCCTGGCCGATGGAGGAGGGACCGGCGGGACCGGCGGGGCCGGTTTCCGGCATTGATGTGACCACCCACGGTGCTGCGATCTCCACCGACCCCGGCCAGCCGCGCGATCAGGCCGGCGACGGCAGCGGGAACCTCGGCGACTGGGCCACCTGGCAGGAGGACCCAGCCCTCGATCTGTTTGATCCGCTCCATCCGGCGGCGTGGGTCGGCCCGCCCACGGCCGTGGGCACGGGACTCTACCCCGGGCCGCAACCGATGGATCCGTCCTGGGCGCAAGCCCCGCCCGGCCCGACACCGTGGTCGCCGCCCAGCGGCGACCAGCCCAGCCAGTTCCCAGGGACACAGTCGTTCCCGCCCGGACCGGGCATGCAGGAACCGGCACCTCAGTCGCCGATGCCCGGGCCGGCACCTGCCCCGCCGGCGGACACGGGGCTGCCCGGGCTGCCCTGGCTGCCCGGGCCGCTGGACGACCCGGACGCCCCCACCGCGTCGGCCTGGACGGCGGGGCCGCCCGCGTCGGCCCGGACGGCGGGGTGGGCGGAACCGGGGTGGCCGGTACCCGGCATGGGCGTGACCGACGGGCACGGTGCGGCGATCTCCACCGACTTCGACCAGCCGGGCATCGACGATCAGGCCAGCGACGGCGGGAACCTCGGCGACTGGGCCGGCGACGGCGGGAACCTCGGCGACTGGGCCACCTACCAGGGGCCGGACATGGACTGGCAGCCATCCCTCGCGTCCTGGCCGGCGGTGGCCCGCACCGACGCCGGCGCTGTCCACGCCGGCGGCACCCCCCATCACCCGGCCGACCAGCCACCCACCACGCCCGCCTCGCCGCACCCCGACCAACCCCAACCCCAACCCGCTGCGGACAGCCGGCGGGTGCGCGACCCGGGCGAGGCCCGGGCGCTGTTCGACCAGCACGCCGGCCACATCGCCACCACAACACCGCAGCGGGACCGGCTGCGGCAGTTGTGGAACGCCCTGATCGACCGGATGGACGACAACGGGATCATCACCGCCAGCGTGTCAGACCTCGCCGAGGCGACATCCACACCGCGGCCGACGGTGCATCGCCGGATCGGGGTATTGCGCGACAGTGGTCTGCTGCAGCTGGTCCAGGAAGCACACGGTCGCGGGGCGGCGCGGTACGGGGTGAGCGATCCGGGTCCGCCCCGGCAAGCACCGCTGCCGGCCCCTCCCGAGGGCAGCCAGTGGGTACGCGACCCGGGCGAGGCCCGGGCGCTGTTCGACCAGCACGCCGGCCACATCGCCACCACAACACGGCAGCGGGAACCGCTGCGGCAGTTGTGGAACGCCCTGATCGACCGGATGGACGACAACCGGATCATCACCGCCAGCCTGTCAGACCTCGCCGAGGCGACATCCACACCGCAGCAGACGGTGCATCACCGGATCGGGGTATTGCGCGACAGTGGTCTGC